A DNA window from Deltaproteobacteria bacterium contains the following coding sequences:
- a CDS encoding NADH-quinone oxidoreductase subunit E: MTDADLELLRKALAEIAPQGRTALLPALHLAQRLQGWVSEPVAAEVARTLRVPLADVFGVIDFYAMLHSEPVGRTVIQACSSPSCALAGADGLAESLCNHLNVAPGDVSTNGEFTVEHAPCLGLCDHAPAALVGEKAVGKADSNNPAAICAATGQSPESFVGGDIRILTSNCGAGRPTALADYQKSGGYAALKKALTMTPQAVITEVKTAGLVGRGGAAFPTGIKWEGAAAAPDQPKYIVCNADESEPGTFKDRILMEEDPHRTIEGMIIAAHAVGASQGYIYVRGEYPAAFRILSNAVNEARQARMLGKNILGSPLNFDIEMRLGAGAYICGEETALLESIEGKRGLPRIKPPFPTTHGLFQKPTIINNVETFCNVPLIIARGATKYRKIGTERSPGPKLFCVSGQVQKPGLYEVPFGVTLRHLLLDLAGGLNPGRKLQAVLMGGAAGAFAVEKDLDVKLTFEDLRAAELPLGSGAIVVFDDSADLRDMLKRLGHFFADESCGKCYPCQLGSQRQYEILDRGARNHAITGDRERLSDIGGTMIDASLCGLGQTAATAVLSAMKLWPELFDAKK; this comes from the coding sequence ATGACCGACGCCGACCTCGAACTGCTACGCAAAGCGCTTGCCGAAATTGCGCCGCAAGGCCGCACGGCGCTGCTACCCGCGTTGCATCTTGCCCAACGCTTACAGGGTTGGGTCTCTGAGCCGGTCGCGGCAGAAGTTGCGCGTACGTTGCGCGTCCCCCTTGCCGATGTCTTCGGCGTCATCGATTTCTATGCGATGTTACACAGCGAACCGGTGGGCCGCACGGTCATCCAGGCTTGCAGCTCACCGAGTTGCGCCCTTGCCGGCGCCGATGGGCTGGCCGAGTCTCTGTGTAATCATTTAAACGTTGCGCCGGGTGATGTCAGCACCAACGGTGAGTTTACGGTCGAGCATGCGCCTTGCCTCGGCTTGTGTGATCATGCGCCAGCAGCGCTTGTGGGCGAGAAGGCGGTTGGCAAAGCAGATTCGAACAACCCGGCGGCGATCTGTGCAGCAACCGGGCAGAGCCCCGAAAGTTTCGTCGGCGGCGATATTCGCATACTCACCAGCAATTGTGGCGCCGGCCGTCCGACGGCGCTGGCCGATTACCAAAAAAGCGGTGGCTACGCCGCCCTCAAGAAAGCTCTGACGATGACGCCGCAAGCGGTCATCACCGAAGTAAAAACGGCGGGACTAGTCGGCCGCGGCGGCGCCGCATTTCCGACAGGAATCAAATGGGAAGGCGCGGCCGCTGCGCCAGACCAACCCAAGTACATCGTTTGCAACGCCGACGAGTCCGAGCCCGGTACGTTTAAAGATCGCATCTTGATGGAAGAAGACCCGCACCGCACGATCGAGGGCATGATCATTGCCGCCCATGCAGTGGGGGCGAGCCAGGGCTACATTTACGTGCGCGGCGAATATCCCGCCGCTTTCAGAATCTTAAGTAACGCGGTGAACGAGGCGCGCCAAGCAAGAATGCTCGGTAAAAACATTCTTGGTTCGCCATTGAATTTCGACATCGAAATGCGCCTCGGCGCCGGCGCTTACATCTGCGGCGAAGAGACAGCGCTGCTGGAATCGATTGAAGGCAAGCGCGGTCTGCCGCGCATCAAGCCGCCCTTCCCCACTACCCACGGCTTGTTTCAAAAACCGACGATCATTAACAACGTCGAAACTTTCTGCAATGTGCCGCTGATCATCGCGCGCGGTGCCACTAAATATCGCAAGATTGGGACGGAGCGCTCACCGGGTCCCAAACTTTTCTGTGTGTCGGGGCAAGTGCAGAAACCAGGGCTCTACGAAGTCCCCTTCGGCGTGACGTTGCGTCATTTGCTCCTCGATCTCGCTGGCGGGTTGAATCCGGGCCGCAAGCTGCAAGCCGTGCTCATGGGCGGCGCCGCCGGGGCTTTCGCTGTGGAGAAAGATTTGGATGTGAAACTGACGTTCGAAGACCTGCGCGCGGCCGAATTGCCCCTCGGTTCAGGCGCCATAGTGGTTTTCGACGATAGCGCAGACCTACGGGATATGCTGAAACGGCTTGGTCACTTCTTTGCCGACGAGAGCTGCGGCAAATGCTATCCATGCCAACTCGGTAGTCAGCGACAGTACGAAATTCTCGACCGCGGCGCGCGCAATCACGCAATCACCGGCGACCGTGAGCGCCTGTCCGATATCGGCGGCACGATGATCGACGCATCGCTCTGCGGCCTGGGCCAGACTGCGGCCACAGCGGTGCTGAGCGCCATGAAACTATGGCCGGAATTATTCGATGCAAAGAAATAG
- a CDS encoding aldehyde ferredoxin oxidoreductase family protein, translated as MYGFHRRLLHVDLTSQRIVRRDIEEARLRAFVGGIGLGTSLLYEYAPPGVDPFSPDNPLIFVSAPLVGTSLTTTAKYAVVTKSPLTGFIADSLSSSHFALELKRLGFDAIVITGRAEKPAYLFIDNDNVAFRSAETLAGKSPINTAAAIRAELGGASVRIAAIGKAGENLVRFATISNEGRHAGRGGVGAVMGSKNLKAIALCGDRSTAVADSSGVEKIAQALRARSLSSVTDKYREIGTVANLSVFNQLGTLPTRNFQRSTFDHADALSGETLTENNFSRRHGCAACTIQCERLFKALDGDEQRLEYETLFALGPLCGIEDPNVVLQAAQLCDRYGLDTISAGGTLAWAMECGERGLLPDFNGLRFGNAEALLAALEAIAERRALGTLLAEGSRRAAQVLGNGSDYWAMHVKGLELPGYEPRSLKSMALGLAVSPRGACHNRSGAYEADFSGAVDRFKADTNRGRIVAESEDFAAVLDSLIVCKFLRKCFDDFYGEAAELLSKVTGWDISAIELKQIGTRIHTLKKLFNVREGWQPSDDGLPQRLLSEALPSGVGQGIGLDAEELRQMVQSYYSARGWRADGFIPAEKLAALGLEAVAQL; from the coding sequence ATGTACGGCTTTCACCGCCGCTTGCTGCATGTCGATTTGACCTCGCAACGAATCGTCCGGCGCGACATCGAAGAAGCGCGTTTGCGCGCTTTCGTTGGCGGCATCGGTCTGGGCACGAGCCTCCTCTATGAATACGCGCCACCGGGCGTCGACCCGTTCTCGCCAGACAATCCGTTAATATTCGTGAGCGCTCCTCTAGTCGGCACCAGCCTTACCACCACGGCGAAATATGCCGTCGTCACCAAGTCGCCGCTGACTGGGTTTATCGCCGACTCGCTCTCTTCCAGCCATTTTGCGTTAGAGCTAAAACGGCTTGGTTTTGACGCCATCGTCATCACCGGACGAGCGGAAAAACCGGCTTATCTCTTTATTGACAACGACAACGTCGCATTTCGCAGCGCAGAGACACTGGCTGGCAAGAGCCCCATTAATACCGCAGCAGCCATTCGCGCCGAGCTGGGCGGCGCAAGCGTTCGCATCGCCGCCATCGGCAAAGCCGGCGAAAATCTCGTCCGTTTCGCGACCATCAGCAACGAAGGCCGCCACGCCGGCCGCGGTGGCGTCGGCGCCGTGATGGGATCGAAGAACCTAAAAGCGATCGCGCTATGCGGCGATCGCAGCACCGCTGTGGCCGATTCCTCGGGCGTTGAGAAAATTGCCCAGGCTCTGCGCGCACGCAGCCTTAGCTCGGTCACCGACAAGTATCGCGAGATCGGCACGGTGGCGAATTTATCGGTTTTTAACCAACTCGGCACGCTGCCGACGCGCAACTTTCAACGATCGACCTTTGATCACGCCGACGCGCTCAGCGGCGAGACGCTGACGGAAAACAATTTTAGCCGTCGCCACGGCTGCGCGGCCTGCACGATTCAATGCGAGCGCCTGTTCAAAGCGCTCGACGGCGACGAGCAGCGTCTCGAATACGAGACCCTTTTTGCGCTCGGCCCGCTGTGCGGCATTGAAGATCCCAACGTCGTGCTCCAGGCGGCGCAGCTCTGCGACCGCTACGGTCTCGACACGATCAGCGCCGGCGGCACGCTCGCCTGGGCGATGGAATGCGGCGAGAGAGGGCTGTTGCCGGACTTCAACGGCCTGCGCTTTGGCAACGCCGAGGCGCTGCTGGCGGCGCTCGAAGCGATTGCCGAGCGGCGCGCTCTAGGAACGCTGCTCGCCGAGGGTTCACGGCGCGCCGCGCAGGTCCTCGGCAACGGCAGCGATTACTGGGCCATGCATGTGAAAGGCTTGGAGCTGCCCGGCTACGAGCCGCGCAGCTTGAAGAGCATGGCGCTCGGCCTGGCGGTCAGTCCGCGCGGCGCCTGTCACAATCGCTCGGGCGCCTATGAAGCCGATTTCTCCGGAGCTGTCGATCGTTTCAAAGCTGATACCAACCGAGGAAGGATCGTTGCTGAGTCCGAAGATTTCGCCGCCGTGCTCGATTCATTAATCGTCTGCAAGTTTCTGCGCAAATGTTTCGATGATTTCTATGGCGAAGCCGCCGAGCTACTCAGCAAAGTCACTGGCTGGGACATTTCGGCTATCGAACTCAAACAGATCGGCACACGCATTCACACGTTGAAAAAACTTTTCAACGTTCGCGAAGGCTGGCAACCGAGCGACGATGGTTTGCCGCAACGTTTGCTGAGCGAAGCGCTGCCCAGCGGTGTCGGTCAAGGCATTGGGCTAGATGCTGAAGAACTGCGCCAGATGGTGCAGAGCTATTATTCAGCGCGGGGTTGGCGTGCCGATGGGTTTATTCCCGCAGAAAAATTGGCGGCGCTAGGCCTTGAGGCGGTGGCCCAACTCTAA
- the ilvD gene encoding dihydroxy-acid dehydratase, translating to MADNLKPRSGVITDGPDRAPTRAMLKAAGFSDDDLRKPIIGVANTWIEIGPCNFHLRRLAAKVKEGIRAAGATPMEFNTVSISDGISMGVEGMKCSLISREVIADSIELVARGNHFDGLVCLSGCDKTNPGVVMALARLDIPGLALYGGSIAPGHLGEKDLTIQDVFEAVGAYASKRIDANQFLAVENAACPGAGACGGQFTANTMSTVMEFLGISPMGSNGIPATVSEKDDAAFNAGRLVVELLRQDLRPSKILTRKAIENAIASVAATGGSTNAVLHLLAIAREAGVDLNIDDFDRISEKTPLIADLKPGGRFVANDLYKAGGIQLVAKRLIEAGLIHGDTITVTGKTLAEAAQMTKEVAGQEVVRAMNSPLKATGGLVILKGNLAPEGCVVKVAGHERLLHRGPARVFDREEDAFAAVQAGQIKDNDVVVIRYEGPKGGPGMREMLGVTAALVGAGLGDSVALLTDGRFSGATHGLMAGHVAPEAAHGGPIAAVRDGDSIVFDIKKRELNVEIPQAELQARLSQWRAPAPRYKTGVMAKYAKLVSSAAEGAVTR from the coding sequence ATGGCTGATAATTTGAAACCGCGCAGCGGCGTCATCACCGATGGTCCCGATCGAGCGCCGACCCGAGCGATGCTGAAAGCGGCGGGTTTTTCCGACGATGACCTGCGCAAGCCGATCATCGGCGTGGCCAACACGTGGATCGAAATCGGGCCGTGCAATTTTCACCTGCGCCGGCTGGCCGCGAAAGTGAAAGAAGGCATCCGCGCGGCCGGCGCGACCCCGATGGAGTTCAATACCGTCTCGATCTCCGACGGCATCAGCATGGGCGTCGAAGGCATGAAGTGTTCGCTGATCAGCCGCGAGGTTATCGCCGATTCCATCGAATTGGTCGCGCGCGGCAACCACTTTGACGGGCTCGTCTGTTTGTCGGGCTGCGACAAGACTAATCCGGGCGTGGTGATGGCGCTGGCGCGCCTCGACATTCCCGGACTGGCACTCTACGGCGGTTCGATCGCGCCGGGGCATTTGGGCGAAAAGGATCTCACCATTCAAGATGTCTTCGAAGCGGTCGGTGCGTACGCGAGCAAGCGCATCGATGCCAATCAATTTCTCGCCGTGGAAAACGCCGCCTGCCCTGGCGCCGGTGCCTGCGGCGGCCAATTTACCGCCAATACCATGTCGACGGTGATGGAGTTTCTCGGCATCTCACCGATGGGCAGTAACGGCATTCCTGCCACCGTCTCCGAGAAAGACGACGCGGCGTTTAACGCTGGCAGACTGGTCGTCGAACTGCTGCGTCAAGACTTACGGCCATCGAAAATTCTGACCCGTAAAGCGATCGAGAACGCGATCGCATCCGTCGCCGCCACCGGCGGCTCGACCAACGCCGTGCTGCATTTGCTCGCAATCGCTCGCGAAGCGGGTGTGGACTTGAACATCGACGACTTCGATCGCATCAGCGAGAAAACGCCGCTGATTGCCGATTTGAAACCGGGCGGCCGCTTTGTCGCCAACGATCTCTACAAAGCCGGCGGCATTCAACTGGTGGCCAAACGGTTGATCGAGGCCGGTTTGATTCACGGCGATACGATCACCGTGACGGGAAAGACGCTGGCCGAAGCGGCGCAGATGACCAAAGAAGTCGCCGGCCAAGAAGTCGTGCGGGCGATGAATAGTCCCCTCAAAGCGACTGGCGGGTTGGTGATTCTCAAAGGCAATCTCGCGCCCGAAGGCTGCGTCGTCAAAGTCGCCGGCCACGAGCGCCTGCTGCACCGCGGCCCGGCGCGGGTGTTCGACCGCGAAGAAGATGCCTTTGCTGCCGTGCAAGCGGGCCAGATCAAAGACAACGACGTCGTGGTGATACGCTACGAAGGTCCGAAGGGCGGCCCGGGCATGCGCGAGATGCTCGGCGTCACTGCGGCGCTGGTCGGCGCCGGTTTGGGTGACTCCGTTGCGCTGCTCACAGACGGCAGATTTTCCGGCGCGACCCATGGTTTGATGGCGGGACACGTCGCGCCGGAAGCGGCCCATGGCGGGCCGATCGCCGCTGTGCGCGACGGCGATTCGATTGTCTTCGATATCAAAAAGCGCGAGCTCAACGTCGAGATTCCACAAGCCGAATTGCAAGCGCGCTTGAGCCAGTGGCGCGCACCGGCACCGCGTTACAAAACCGGCGTCATGGCGAAGTATGCCAAGCTGGTTTCGTCGGCTGCTGAGGGCGCAGTGACGCGCTAG
- a CDS encoding formate dehydrogenase subunit alpha, with protein MITADRVVPTTCPYCGVGCNLQLHIKGDYIYKVTSPFDSTVNHGNLCVKGRFGYDFIYNRDRVTTPLIRKTHQQPGARTQAFDRAEWHEVTWDEALDYTASRMVEIYQRDGAKAMAVYCCAKATNEDNYLLQKLFRALFRSNNVDHCTRLCHAGSVVALQMAVGSSAMSNTAAEVIHNDVFIVTGSNTAETHPIIALQMKAAVEKHGAKLIVVDPRRVEMVNYAALWLPEKPGTDVPLFSAMAHVIVKEKLYNQDFIDRRTENFTEFVKSLEKFTPEYAEKISGVDRNLIIQAARMYAGEKNAAIYWALGIPEHSHGTDNAMSLINLALLTGHIGRQGTGLNPLRGQNNVQGASDSGAMPWHYPGYQRVDSEAAARRFEQAWNVEAGGLNRHLGLTTTEIMDAVHPGGVRALHIMGENPMMSEPNLNHARHMIEQLEFLSAQDLFINESGAYADVFLPATSWAEKDGTFTNTDRRVQRVRKAIEPRGQARADWQINCALAQRIEKKLGRPKSAFWSYQSPAEVLEEMGRVVPEYAGVKYPRLEKGGLQTPVWDDNHPGTPYLFTDTFPRGRGKFHPLEYVPAVEMPDEEYPFILTTGRVLEHWHGGTLTRHSQLDDLFPQARVEINPADAAKLKIADGQAVRVSSRRGTVVLRAWVTQRTTVGVVFIPMHFHEAAANLLTIDAVDPLAKIPEYKACAVRVQSAEKEELPPQTARGRY; from the coding sequence ATGATCACCGCCGATCGCGTCGTTCCGACCACCTGTCCATACTGTGGCGTCGGCTGTAACCTGCAGTTGCACATTAAAGGCGACTACATTTACAAAGTCACCTCGCCCTTCGATTCGACGGTCAACCACGGCAACCTCTGCGTCAAAGGCCGCTTCGGCTACGACTTCATCTACAACAGAGACCGGGTCACAACGCCGTTGATTCGAAAAACTCACCAGCAACCCGGCGCGCGCACGCAAGCCTTCGACCGTGCTGAATGGCACGAAGTCACTTGGGACGAAGCTCTCGACTACACCGCCAGCCGCATGGTCGAGATCTACCAGCGCGATGGCGCCAAGGCCATGGCGGTCTATTGCTGCGCCAAAGCCACCAACGAAGACAATTATCTCCTGCAGAAACTCTTCCGCGCGTTGTTTCGCAGCAACAACGTCGACCACTGCACGCGGCTGTGCCACGCCGGTTCCGTTGTCGCACTGCAGATGGCCGTGGGCTCCTCGGCGATGAGCAACACCGCCGCCGAAGTGATTCACAACGATGTTTTCATCGTGACGGGATCGAACACGGCAGAAACTCATCCGATCATCGCACTGCAGATGAAAGCCGCCGTCGAAAAGCACGGCGCCAAGCTGATCGTCGTCGATCCGCGCCGCGTCGAGATGGTCAACTATGCGGCGCTCTGGCTGCCCGAAAAGCCCGGCACCGACGTGCCGCTCTTCTCCGCCATGGCGCATGTCATCGTGAAAGAGAAGCTTTACAACCAGGACTTCATCGACCGTCGCACTGAAAATTTTACTGAGTTTGTCAAATCGCTGGAAAAGTTCACGCCCGAATACGCAGAAAAGATCTCCGGCGTCGACAGGAATTTGATTATTCAAGCCGCGCGCATGTACGCCGGCGAGAAGAACGCGGCAATCTATTGGGCCCTGGGCATTCCCGAGCATTCTCACGGCACCGACAACGCGATGTCGCTGATTAACCTGGCATTGCTCACCGGCCACATCGGCCGCCAAGGCACCGGGCTCAATCCGCTGCGCGGCCAGAACAATGTCCAGGGCGCGTCCGACTCCGGCGCCATGCCCTGGCACTATCCCGGCTATCAGCGCGTCGACAGCGAAGCGGCAGCACGCCGATTCGAGCAGGCGTGGAATGTCGAAGCCGGCGGTCTCAATCGCCATTTGGGATTGACCACCACTGAGATCATGGATGCAGTTCACCCCGGCGGTGTGCGCGCGCTGCACATCATGGGCGAGAATCCGATGATGTCCGAGCCCAATTTGAACCACGCGCGCCACATGATTGAGCAGTTAGAATTTCTTTCAGCCCAGGATCTGTTCATCAACGAATCCGGCGCCTATGCGGACGTGTTTCTGCCGGCAACGTCGTGGGCCGAGAAAGATGGCACCTTCACTAACACCGATCGCCGGGTCCAGCGCGTGCGCAAAGCCATCGAACCGCGCGGCCAAGCGCGCGCCGACTGGCAGATCAACTGCGCGCTCGCGCAACGCATCGAAAAGAAGCTCGGTCGACCAAAATCTGCGTTCTGGTCGTATCAATCGCCCGCCGAGGTACTCGAAGAGATGGGCCGCGTGGTGCCGGAATATGCCGGCGTAAAATATCCGCGGCTTGAAAAAGGTGGCCTGCAGACTCCCGTCTGGGACGATAACCATCCCGGCACACCGTATTTGTTCACCGACACGTTTCCCCGCGGCAGAGGCAAATTCCATCCGTTGGAGTACGTCCCCGCCGTCGAGATGCCGGACGAGGAATATCCGTTCATCCTCACCACCGGGCGTGTGTTGGAACACTGGCACGGCGGCACGCTGACGCGCCACTCGCAACTCGACGATCTCTTTCCGCAGGCACGCGTCGAGATCAATCCCGCCGACGCGGCCAAATTGAAAATCGCAGACGGCCAAGCCGTGCGGGTCTCATCGCGCCGCGGCACCGTCGTGCTGCGAGCGTGGGTAACGCAGCGAACCACGGTCGGCGTGGTCTTCATTCCCATGCATTTCCACGAGGCCGCCGCCAACCTGCTTACAATAGATGCCGTCGATCCTCTGGCGAAGATCCCCGAGTACAAAGCCTGCGCCGTGCGCGTACAATCGGCGGAAAAAGAAGAGCTCCCGCCGCAGACCGCGCGAGGCCGGTATTAA
- a CDS encoding alpha-hydroxy-acid oxidizing protein has translation MALDFVTNQEVIVAARKILPQDVWDYLSGGAESETTMRRNRLGFDYLALRPRICVDVSKIDTSTTFLGQKLRIPVMLAPMGSLQSITPEGGVAVGKAAAQFGSINFVSSVTQPTLEEIAAATTTPKIFQLYIRGGLDWCKQMVDRALKAGYMALCLTVDTAHYSRRERQMMNRWLPPSKRVENNTRIFQAMLTWELMAAIKKHAGVPLILKGVGTAEDAKIAVDHGVEVVYISNHGGRQLDHGRGTIDIVPEVVDAVNGKADVVLDGGVMRGTDILKAIALGCKAVTIGKLQGWGLAAGADAGVVRVLEILEEELIIDMGLLGVTRIDQVNSNHVCQSYPVAWPHEMSAFPYMPGGQLR, from the coding sequence ATGGCTCTGGACTTTGTCACCAATCAAGAAGTCATCGTCGCGGCGCGCAAAATTCTGCCGCAGGACGTTTGGGACTATCTCAGCGGCGGCGCCGAATCGGAAACCACCATGCGGCGCAATCGCCTGGGCTTCGACTACCTGGCGCTGCGGCCGCGCATCTGCGTCGACGTTTCCAAGATCGATACGTCGACGACCTTTCTCGGCCAGAAACTCAGAATCCCGGTCATGCTCGCGCCGATGGGCTCGCTGCAATCGATCACGCCGGAAGGCGGCGTCGCGGTGGGCAAGGCGGCGGCGCAATTCGGCTCGATCAATTTCGTAAGCTCAGTGACCCAACCGACGTTGGAAGAGATCGCCGCGGCGACGACTACGCCGAAAATCTTTCAGCTCTATATTCGCGGCGGATTGGACTGGTGCAAACAGATGGTCGACCGCGCGCTCAAGGCCGGCTACATGGCGCTCTGTTTGACCGTCGACACGGCGCACTACAGCCGGCGCGAGCGGCAGATGATGAACCGCTGGCTGCCGCCGAGCAAACGGGTCGAGAACAACACACGGATTTTTCAAGCGATGCTCACCTGGGAGTTGATGGCGGCGATCAAAAAGCACGCCGGCGTGCCGCTGATTCTCAAAGGCGTGGGCACCGCGGAGGATGCGAAAATCGCCGTCGACCACGGCGTCGAAGTGGTTTACATCTCCAACCACGGCGGCCGCCAGTTGGACCATGGCCGCGGCACCATCGATATCGTTCCCGAAGTAGTCGATGCGGTCAACGGCAAGGCCGACGTCGTGCTCGACGGCGGCGTCATGCGCGGCACCGACATTCTCAAAGCCATCGCGCTCGGCTGCAAAGCGGTCACCATCGGCAAGCTGCAAGGCTGGGGCCTGGCCGCCGGGGCCGACGCCGGCGTCGTGCGCGTGCTCGAAATACTCGAAGAAGAGCTGATCATCGACATGGGGCTCTTGGGCGTGACGCGCATCGACCAGGTGAACTCGAACCATGTCTGTCAATCATACCCGGTCGCCTGGCCGCACGAGATGAGCGCGTTCCCCTATATGCCGGGCGGCCAGCTGCGCTGA
- a CDS encoding 2Fe-2S iron-sulfur cluster binding domain-containing protein: protein MADITLTIDGQSVTVPAGTTILKAAEQLGKQVPTICYHDHCTANGLCRICVVEVEGVRPLLPACLSRVSEGMRVTTLSARAERSRRTILEMLNSAVDLAEAPEIQQFIADYHADRSRFVDAKKRERELLDDNPMYVRDYDKCILCWRCVQVCADDAQYTYAINFKGRGFDTSIGTFFDKSMPETTCVFCGQCVGVCPTGALKPKREALLEQGKDLSEIMQATRGSNRRRRKS from the coding sequence ATGGCAGACATCACTCTCACCATCGACGGCCAATCCGTCACCGTTCCCGCCGGGACAACCATCCTCAAAGCGGCGGAGCAGCTCGGCAAGCAGGTGCCGACGATTTGCTATCACGACCATTGTACGGCGAATGGGCTGTGCCGCATCTGCGTCGTTGAAGTTGAAGGAGTTCGGCCGTTGCTGCCGGCTTGTTTAAGCCGCGTGAGCGAGGGCATGAGGGTCACGACGTTGAGCGCGCGCGCCGAGCGCAGTCGTCGCACGATTTTGGAAATGCTCAACTCCGCCGTGGATCTCGCCGAGGCACCGGAGATTCAACAGTTTATCGCCGACTATCACGCCGACCGGTCACGATTCGTCGATGCGAAAAAGCGCGAGCGCGAACTGCTCGACGACAACCCGATGTATGTCCGCGACTACGACAAGTGCATTCTCTGCTGGCGCTGCGTCCAGGTCTGCGCCGACGACGCGCAGTACACCTATGCGATTAACTTCAAAGGCCGCGGCTTCGACACCAGCATCGGCACGTTCTTCGATAAGTCGATGCCGGAAACTACTTGCGTCTTCTGCGGCCAGTGCGTTGGCGTCTGCCCCACCGGGGCGCTCAAACCCAAGCGCGAAGCCCTGCTCGAACAGGGAAAAGACTTAAGCGAAATCATGCAGGCGACCCGGGGCAGCAACCGGCGCCGGAGGAAGTCATGA
- the queF gene encoding NADPH-dependent 7-cyano-7-deazaguanine reductase QueF yields MATQPSKELETFPNPRPERDYEIHMECPEFTCVCPKTGQPDFATIDIRYVPDKTCVELKSLKLYLWSYRNEGAFHEAVINRILDDLVQAIQPRRMTVVGDFNVRGGIHTTVTASHG; encoded by the coding sequence ATGGCAACCCAACCTTCCAAAGAGCTGGAAACCTTTCCCAACCCACGTCCCGAGCGCGACTACGAAATCCACATGGAGTGCCCGGAGTTTACCTGCGTGTGCCCGAAAACCGGCCAGCCCGATTTCGCCACCATCGATATTCGCTACGTGCCCGATAAAACTTGTGTCGAGTTGAAATCGCTGAAGCTGTATTTGTGGTCCTACCGCAATGAGGGCGCGTTTCATGAAGCGGTGATCAATAGGATTCTCGACGACCTGGTGCAAGCGATTCAACCGCGCAGGATGACCGTGGTCGGCGACTTCAACGTGCGCGGCGGCATTCATACTACGGTCACGGCATCGCATGGCTAA